A genomic window from Camelus ferus isolate YT-003-E chromosome 9, BCGSAC_Cfer_1.0, whole genome shotgun sequence includes:
- the LOC102514448 gene encoding metallothionein-2, producing MDPNCSCSAGESCSCPGSCKCKECKCTSCKKSCCSCCPVGCAKCAQGCICKGASDKCSCCA from the exons ATGGATCCTAACTGCTCCTGCTCCGCCG GTGAATCCTGCTCGTGTCCTGGCTCCTGCAAATGCAAAGAGTGCAAATGCACCTCCTGCAAGAAGa gttgcTGCTCCTGCTGCCCAGTGGGCTGTGCCAAGTGCGCCCAGGGCTGCATCTGCAAAGGGGCGTCGGACAAGTGCAGCTGCTGTGCCTGA